The window CACCCCCGTTTCAGAGCCAGGTGAGCGTTACCttatcgcagtcccaaactgaccaaaggaaggagggtgactcacttgagagtccaacagatcctttgttgctgcctaagccagtgtccttcgttcctgtgaggctgggctgggtttgtcccatacacgccctgatgaggtgtgaactgcccctctgctcctggcgAGTTTTACTCTggtttgttttaagccatgaggacacattttcagcctcataactatacacatgaaattacaacctataacatcacCATAACAActatgctcagtgcatcatgagccttctgaagacagcCGACgtgacaaactttgcactggataccacACAACCATGTTATAAGGATGAACATCGGGGTACAGGATGTTCCCCCGAGGCACAGAGTGTTTCACCTCCCCACTTAGTTCACAGCAAGAGGGTTAGTCATTGACAGGTTCGAAGGCAGTGTGCCCGGGGTCCTCTTTCCTGGACAGGGTGTCTGCTACCAGGTTCTCCCTTTCCTTTATGTCGATAATTTCCATGTCAAActcctgcaggatcaggctccagcGCAGAAGTTTGGAGTTTGTGTTATAGTTCTTTTGGTATCCAGCCATGAAGGCCATGAtgcggtgtgcctcagtttccccattcacaCACAGCAAACTAGGTTCTTTTTATGGTTTCTCTGCTGTGATAAACTTTATATCTGTTTACAGGTATTAACTGAGAACTAGTGTTACCTTAAGTTTTAACATCAGTATCCAAATTCTTATCTCACGACTTAACAttaatgccaacatttttatcacAGATGGGTGTTTACAAATATCTTTATGATACCACACTCTCTGTTCAGACCATCTGGTTTGAGGTTGCTTCGTTCACTACCCATGGTGTTGTTTGGCTTTCTCCCATGTAATCAGTCACtggcttttctttcccttcagTGTTCCCCTCTGCCTGGGTTCTTATTTTAATTATGTGTCTGGGATTTTGGTACCTGAGGGTCTGGCAAGATAGGAGTTTAGGGAGATCCTGCACATTGTCTGGCCCTTTGGGGAGCAGTCTCTCAACTCCATGACTGTATATATGGAAAAAATCCAGCTCCCTTTTTGGGGTTACCCTGtgtttcccctccctgctctgagtccttccctgccccctagaGGGCTGTGATCTGTGCCCTCTGGGCTAGGTCTGTTTACCCTTCGATCAGATTCACCTTTTCCCAGCAGCTTTCCCATAACTGTTCTCTGTGTTTTACCAGCCTGGGGGAAAACACTCCCTTCTCTGTCAGTTGAGTCATTTGTGTTCTCACAAACTATCACCTGGCAATTTCTTGGTCTCAATTCCTCTGCTGTCACAGACATTGGAGCTGCATCTTGATGTAAAGAGGCACagttactttccaaaaacttttcCGAAATAGCATCCTGAAAAACTGGGATCTGGATTCGGGTACTGTCCGCCATCCCTTTCCCTGTCCCTGAGAAGTCAGCTGTGTGACTGCTTCCCTCTAGGAAGTTGGTTACAAAGATTCCTCTCAAGACCTGGCTCACGGGCTGAGTGCCTGGGTGCACAGATGCTGACTCAGCCATTCTGTCCTGAGAATCCTCTCCAACTGACTGGTGAGGAAACGTTCCTGTACCTGCACTGTTCCTTCCCCAGTTTCCTCCTCTGGGCCCCCTTCTAAGACACATTTCTCGGTGCTCCCTAGAGCGGGCTCTGTGTCTGGTTCAGCTGCAGCTTGCTGGCAACTAACAACCTGGACATTTGTCTCCCTGGCAGGCGTCACACCCCTGTCCCTTCCTGATGTGGTCttgcctccagctgcagtgcaggggtTGGTCTCACCCCACCCTGCGTGCAAGCATGTGGCTTCCCCCTGCTGCAGGAGAATCAAGGAGACTCTTTCCCATTCTCTCAGTAGTTCCTGAGACCTTTCAATTTCCTTTGGAGGTCCCAGCATAAAACTATCTCCTGCTGCAGGCAAATAGTTTAATCTGAGCTACATGGAAAAAATCATTACCAAGGAGCAGGTCGACTAGGAGGTGTTCTATTACCTCCACAGTCACAATACTTTCCAAACCTTCCCACACCGCATGACTTTTAACTAGTGGTATGAGGAATCTGCTTTCGCCGACCCCCACAATCTCTGCCATTTGGCCACGTAACATCCTGGCCTTTGGGACCACACTCTGTTTAACCAGAGGAATCTGGGCCCCTGTATCTCTCTGCCCCAAGCATTCCCTGCCATCAATTTGGACATCCTTAACAAGCTCCATATCTGGCTCTGCAGAGGCTAACCTCACAAAACCAATCTGATAGGGTTTCAATTGCTTGGGGGGTTTCTGAGAGAGGACAGGAGAAATAACATGAGCCATTGGTTGCCTGCTTCCTCCTAGCACagggcatttattcctcaggAGGTCAGTGGCTTTACACCGATAGCACCTTTCGGgctcttctgcttttacagaagATTTGGGATTAGGGTTAGAGGAATGGTTCTGGGGAGGTGAGTACCCAGCATCCCAGCCACGCTCCTTCTTGGTATGGATAAAATGTGATCGCCTCTTTCTACCAGCTTGAAatccttctttctttctgtggCCTCCCCTAAGCATACTCCACAGCCTGTTCGAAGGCATCATCTAAAAAAGCCATCTCATCCACAGTCTTTACATCTTTGTCCGATAGACACTGCTTCATTTCGGCCTTACATATGCTCTAGAAATATTTTTGAGCAACAAGATCAAGCAGTCCTTCAAAACTTGCCACCTCTTTACCCCATTCCCATTTTCCCAACAAATCTTTCATCTTGTTTCCATATTCCCCATTAATCATCCCTCTTAAGACTCCTAAATTTAATTCTATACGTTTTGGGGGTAATCTGAAAACTTCATAAAACTGTATCTAAAGCCTCTTGAATAGGCATTCCATTGAATACATTTCAAGCTTTACCAGTTAATTTCACAATCAGGACAGGAACTCTCTTATCATCAGGGATTTCATATATTACACAAAGCCTTTCAAAGGTTCTCAGATATTCTGCAATATCGCCCTGTTCACTTTACGCAGGATAGAAGTGTTCCTGTTTGTGGATTTTTGAAGTGATGGGAGTCGATGGTACGTCTGTGGCTGTGTGCAGGTGTATCAGTAATAAAGCTTAGATGTTCCAGCACAGCAAGAGAAGGTGCAAGGATCCTTTACACTCATCTTTGTTACCAGCGCTACACACATGGGGCCAAGGGAGGACAACGTCATGGCCAAGATCACCTTCTGGACAGCAGTGCTAAGCTCGTGTAGGGGATGGTGTATGGCTCCCTGTGAGTCAGAGATGGCGTTCCCATCCCAGCATACACAAAGTCCCTACAAACATGCTGTCTATGTTACTCAGAAAACCTCTCCGGCATCCTCTGCTTCCTAATCCCtcagcagccccctcctgctcagCCTAGAAGCTTTCCCCTCGGACCAAGAGAAGCACCCGGTCACGAATCTGTTTGGTTTTCACACCGTATACAATGGGGTTCATCATGGGAGGAAAGAGGAGGTAGAAATTGGCCATCAGGATGTGTACATGTGGGGCGACTTGGTGGCCGAACCTGTGTATTGTTGAGGAGAGGACCACTGGTGTGTAGACCACTAAGATGGCACAAAGGTGGGAGCCACAGGTTCCCAAAGCCTTGAGCTGCTTTTCCTTGGATGCCAGGCTTAAGACGGCCCTTAGGATCTTGACATATGATAGGGAGATGAACATTAGATCCAGCCCCACGATGAAGAGAGCTACAACGATCCCATAGATGTTATTGAACTTGGTGTTGGCACAGGCCAGATTGACCACGGCCATGTGCTCACAGTAACAATGGGAGATGACGTGGGACCGGCAGTAGGGCAACCTCctgaggaggaagggcagggggacCATTAGCAGAACGGCCCGGGTCAAAGCTGCCAGCCCAATCTTTGCTATCACTGAATTGGTCAGGATGGTAGCATACCTGAGGGGATTGCAGATGGCCACATACCTGTCGAAGGCCATGGCCAGCAACACAGCAGACTGCATGATGGAGAACGAGTGAAGGAAAAACATCTGCACCAGGCAGGCATTAAAGCTGATCTCCCTGGAAttaaaccagaagatgctcagaatTTTCGGCATGGTGGTTGTGGATAAAACCAGATCGATCACGGCCAGCATGGTGAGGAAATAGAACATGGGCTTGTGTAGGGAGGGCTCTGTCTTGATAACATACAAGAGGGTGCAGTTTCCTAGAAGGGTCACGCTGAAGACtgagcagaaggggatggagatccagaggtGCAGAGCTTCCAGCCCTGGGATGCCCGTCAGGAAGAACACAGAAGGATCAGTGCCTGTGCTGTTGGAACCTGACAGGTTATCTTCTTGTGGCATCTTTTGCGAGGCTCACATCAATGTCTTTCCTTTCAATAAAACAGAGCACATGGAATGAAGAGAACCTGTAAATTAAATACATATGATGGGACCAATCTCAGCTCTGGAAGAAGTGTATTGACTTTTTGTTGAGTTCATCAGTCATGTTGCAATAACACTAATCATACAAACCCTTAAATTTTTCTGTTCAAAATCATTCAGAGTTTTTAGAACGTCATTACAAGTCCCGAGTAATGAAACCCACTTGGTTACAAGTATCCTACCTGCTGTGCATTCTGCCATGAAGTACCTAGTATATCTGGCTGCAGAGCACTTGCTTTCAGCCTAGGAATGCCTGGCATGTTAAGCTGCATGTAGCAAGATGTACCTGGCACATTCAGCAGCACATTCTGGGTATTCAGCCTGGATGCATGTAGTACATTGGGGAACATTACCACCAGCTTCAGAGCCGGAGCCTCAGCATCTTCACAGTTATTCTTAGCGTGGTACCCTGAGAAACACAAGCCTGCTTCTGCCGACCCGAGCTGTGAGACTACCTGCCGCTCACTGCGTAGACATCCCCAAAGAGCCTATGaggctgatcctgctcccattgaagtcaggagGAGAACTCTCCACTGACTTTCGGGATAACTGAGCTGTTCTTTTtcggtgacaaatctgagggacTGTCCCCAGGTGTCAGAAgaagagattttggaacaaactaataaattaaacagtaataagtcaccaggaccagatgggattcacccaagagttctgaaggagctaAAATatcaaattgcagaactactaactgtggtatgtgacctatcacttaaatcaccccctataccagatgactggcagatagcAAATGAGATGTCAATTTTTAgagaaggctccagaggtgatcctgggaATTACAGCCCAGTGAGCTTAACTTCGGAACCAGGCAAATAGGTTGAAatgatagtaaagaacagaattaccagAAATATAGATGAACAAGACTTGATGGGGAAGAGTTAGCCtggcttttgcaaagggaaatcatcccTCACCAATCTAggagaattctttgaggaggtcaacaaacatgtggacaagggtaatccagtgactatagtgtatttggactttcagaaatcctttgacaaggtccctcaccaaaggctcttaagaaaagtCACAAACAGACTTTGGAGAGAAGAACGTTTATGATATAAAAAGTCCAAATGAGCAGAAATGCAGAGATTATtttcacaaaggaaaaaaatattgcaaGCTGCTACAGCCCATATTGATCGAAGGTTGTtaaaaattattaattatttcatTAACTGAGAAAAAATGGTGATCAAATAATTATGacgtcatagattttaaggcaagaAGAGACCATTCTGATCACCtgctctgacctcctgaataaaaAAGGGCACAGAATTTCATCAGGTGAGTTCTGCATCTAGCCCATAATGTCTCTTGGAGTGAGACTGTGTCGCTGAGAAAGGCGtcaagtcttgatttaaagacttcaagtgatgtcGACCAACCGCACTCCTAGCTGTTGTTCCAAATGTTTGTTCACCTTCCTCTTTAAATGTGCACTTTGTTTCTAGCCTAAATTTGTCCTATCTCAGGTCCCAGCCATTGGATCTAATTctgtctttgtctgctagattaaagaacctTGTAcagtcagaaatctcttcccatcTATGGACTTggagactgtgatcaagtcacttcttaaccttCTCTCGGATACATTAAATAGCCTGAACTTCTTCAGTCTCTGGGTATAGGCCACATTCTCCAGCTCTGAAATCATtcatgttgctcttttctgaacccttttcaATCTGTCAACAACCTTTTTGAAGTGAGGATACCGGACCCGGAAACTCTGTCCACAGATGCTCTCTCCAAGCTGTACACCTCTCTATTTTCACTCCATACTCCCCTGCTTATACATTCTAGAAGGGCATTTGTTCTCTCCATCACCACACTGCACTGGGATCTCATGTACAGCCTGTTTTACATCATCATTCCCAGTTCTTTTTTGAGTCAGTGCTTTCTAAAACATtgccccccatcctgtaagtgtgaTCTGTGGTTCTGGTTCCTTGATATGGGACCTCACATTTAGTTGTAATCACTTGTACATTGTTCAAGGGAGCCCAGGTTAGCAAGCAATCAAAATCGTTTTATAGGACTGCCCTGTCCTAATCATTACCTGTCTCTCTGCAAAAACATATGTCCCCCAGACAGAAATCGCCCATGATAACAGGGACACACAATAAAGAGTCTCTCACAATGCAATTGTACAAAGGGAGAGAACTATGGCTCTGTATGTGTAACCCGAACATCCCTGATTTTTTGAAAACTCTGTAGTTTCTTTgcatagtttttttgttttttgatggaATTAAATAGTTCTCTTCTAAATGACCATTAAAAACCTCCTATTTAGAAAGATCTTGATTAGCTTTAATATAAACTGCCCCATCTCACCTGAACCCTGGCTGCGTCTTCTTACCTCTCAGCACATGCTGAAGTCACACATaaactgcaggactctgcactcagCGGGGATCAGCTGGGTGAGAGAATTTATATCTTTTAATGACACCCTGCTGACTTCATTCCCTATGTGGGAGTTGAGAAACTTGGGTCACTATAAAGGTAGGTTTGGTGGGGGCTATGACTCGAGCTGTTCAGGGGGGCCTGGTGTAAGGGCAAAAATAATATGAGATTTGAGCTGTGTCCTATTTCCAGAAATGAATAGTAAAATGCATTGTCGTCAAAAAATTTGTATTTTATATTAGAGGGAAAATCAGCAAGAAAAAATCCAAAGAAAAGTCTCCAAGAGGAAGCAGGAGAGAAAAGACtcagaaaatatttaaacaagcCACGTAACTGAACCCTTCTAGTATCTCTGTGCATCAGAGTGTTTGAAATCTAAGTTCTCTTGCTTCCAGGCTCTCTGCCTAGGATTCATATAAACGCTACTGTCTAGTCTCTCATCTCCAGGGCTATACTCCACGTGAGCACTTTTACTTGCTTGCTTTACGAAATGAAGATTTAAACTAGTTCAATAAACTCTTTAGGAAATCTCTGGCTTTAAGCAGTGACTGAATGCCAATCTAACGTGTGTGGCTAAGATGACACCTCTCTCAATAAAAAACGTCTATGTTCTCCCCATCTGTTTACACAGATCTCAGAATTTAGTTTTGTGGCTCCTACTTAGCTTCTAAACATGTATACTGGTTTTTTTCTATTATGTGCAAAAGACAGCTATAAATGTAAATTCAGGTGATTTCTGCCTGACATAGAGTATTTGAAAGAAATCGCTAAATCAGTGGTCCACAAACTTTTGAGAGTCAAGCCTTCCCCCTTATTCCTGTCCCCGGCctcgtgcccctccccccagagctggTCTGGGAACCGGGCTGTGGTTTAGGGGTGGGAGAACAATATGAACAGGGGTGtatgggggctgaggctggggctgcagctggggatggatttggggctgggagtgggaccaTGGCCAGGGgacaaggctgggggtgggagcggAGCTACAGCTGGGCTATgatgggggccagcagctggCATGTGGCCAGGTGCAGCTCCACAGCCTGACAGTATCAGAAAGTGGGAGCCAGACTGACCCTGCTGTGCTGTGAGAAcctcactcctgggctgttcacgcacagcctctggcatgtgagCTGCTCCTAGCTAAGTGAGTGAACACTTTTGTCCAGCCGCTGcctggattgtgcaactgaatgataTTAGCcagtatctccggtcccagacgcAACCCTAGGAACCTTCGTCTTGCAGTGttcagttatgcctgctggacgctgcaagcttatacgagtttgtcagtttaacaaagaaattgatatgtaccaggcttgttttcccaaggggagtctctaacatgcttcaaaccaaacacactgcttcaggtagaatacacaaacagatttattaacgaCAAAATATAgatattaagtgattataagtcaaaacataacaagtcagatttggtgaaatgaaataaaatcaaaacacattctaagctgatcttaacactttcattgcccttacaaacttagatgcttctcaccacaggctggctggttgctcttcagccaggttcTCCTCTTTGATCCgcacttcagttgcttggtggtggtgtctgtagatggaggtggaagagaggaaGAGCCTGGCACATGTATCTCCCTTTtaccatgttctttcttccctcttggcttcccctccccccgtttcagagtcaggtgagcgtTACCTtattgcagtcccaaactgaccaaaggaaggagggtgactcacttgagagtccaacagatcctttgttgctgcctaagccagtgtccttcgttcctgtgaggctgggctgggtctgtCCCATACacgccctgatgaggtgtgaactgcccctctgctcctggcgAGTTTTACTCTggtttgttttaagccatgaggacacattttcagcctcataactatatacatgaaattacaacctataacatcaccataacaaccatgctcagtgcatcatgagccttccgaagacagcCGACATGACAAACtctgcattggataccacacaatcatgttataaggatgaacatgggggtacaggatgttcccctgaggtacagagtgtcgcACCTCCCCACTTAGTTCACAGCAAGAGGGTTAGTCACTGACAGGTTCGAAGGCAGTGTGCCCGGGGTCCTCTTTCCTGGACAGGGTGTCTGCTACCAGGTTCTCCCTTTACTTTATGTCTATAATTTCCATGTCAAAttcctgcaggatcaggctccagcGCAGAAGTTTGGAGTTTGTGTTATAGTTCTTTTGGTATCCAGCCATGAAGGCCATGAtgcggtgtgcctcagtttccccattcacaCACAGCAAACTAGGTTCTTTTTATGGTTTCTCTGCTGTGATAAGCTTTATATCTGTTTACAGGTATTAACTGAGAACTAGTGTTACCTTAAGTTTTAACATCAGTATCCAAATTCTTATCTCACGACTTAACAttaatgccaacatttttatcacAGATGGGTATTTACAAAGATCTTTATGATACCAGACTCTGTTCAGACCGTCTGGTTTGAGGTTGCTTCATTCATTACTCATGGTGTTCTCTGGCTTTCTCCCATGTAATCAGTCACTGGctttcctttccctccagtgtTCCCCTCTGCCTGGGTTCTTATTTTAATTATGTGTCTGGGATTTTGGTACCTGAGGGTCTGGCAAGATAGGAGTTTAGGGAGATCCTGCACTTTGTCTGCCCTTTGGGGAGCTGTCTCCCAACTCCATGACTGTACATATGCAAAAAATCCAGCTCCCTTTTTGGGGTTACCCTGTGTTTCCCCTCCCTGCACTgagtccttccctgccccctagaGGGCTGTGATCTGTGCCCTCTGGGCAAGGTCTGTTTACTCTTCAATCAGATTCACCTTTTCCCAGCAGCTTTCCCATAACTGTTCTCTGTGTTTTACCAGCCTGGGGGAAAACACTCCCTTCTCTGTCAGTTGGGTCATTTGTGTTCTCACAAACTATCACCTGGCAATTTCTTGGTCTCAATTCCTCTGCTGTCACAGGCGTTGGAGCTGCATCTTGATGTAAAGAGGCACagttactttccaaaaacttttcAGAAAGAGCATCCTGAAAAACTGGGATCTGGATTCGGGTACTGTCCGCCATCCCTTTTCCTGTCCCTGAGAAGTCAGCTGTGTGACTGCTTCCCTCTAGGAAGTTGGTCACAAAGATTCCTCTCAAAACCTGGCTCATAGAGTGAGTGCCTGGGTGCACAGATGCTGACTCAACCATTCTGTCCTGGGCATCCTCTCCCAACTGACTGGTGAGGAAACATTCCTGTACCTGCACTGTTCCTTCCCCAGTTTCCTCCTCTGGGCCCCCTTCTAAGACACATTTCTCCGTGCTCGCTAGAGCGGGCTCTGTGTCTGGTTCAGCCGCAACTTGC of the Gopherus flavomarginatus isolate rGopFla2 chromosome 1, rGopFla2.mat.asm, whole genome shotgun sequence genome contains:
- the LOC127048141 gene encoding olfactory receptor 52K1-like gives rise to the protein MPQEDNLSGSNSTGTDPSVFFLTGIPGLEALHLWISIPFCSVFSVTLLGNCTLLYVIKTEPSLHKPMFYFLTMLAVIDLVLSTTTMPKILSIFWFNSREISFNACLVQMFFLHSFSIMQSAVLLAMAFDRYVAICNPLRYATILTNSVIAKIGLAALTRAVLLMVPLPFLLRRLPYCRSHVISHCYCEHMAVVNLACANTKFNNIYGIVVALFIVGLDLMFISLSYVKILRAVLSLASKEKQLKALGTCGSHLCAILVVYTPVVLSSTIHRFGHQVAPHVHILMANFYLLFPPMMNPIVYGVKTKQIRDRVLLLVRGESF